In Tachypleus tridentatus isolate NWPU-2018 chromosome 7, ASM421037v1, whole genome shotgun sequence, a genomic segment contains:
- the LOC143257138 gene encoding uncharacterized protein LOC143257138 isoform X2: MISRRKILSRSRDDLNSDFGLEDEEDVWFQKEKLFKDHIQEVLNKWDQIDDEIWAKVICMERNRRVAKAYARVPVLTINGSDDGFDGYRIGLCGFDNPMRDSKTEEAKRHIGNGVKFKMDNSGDIMIKRVCKSNVYVKEIGSEETSVSSDVVKNNGQLEVEKSTKLFDMKKFQQNVSRELRRAYPDRRKLDSQCISAVSFVKDSTDLLECPCWVMIINIVALDMLKSKLPIVPKKQSIPSLTSIFDRPRLPVPEEDPYSVPHPGTSLRSSSTPRDKPPKLPPRDLSHISVPKPDYDNEKKEENFSLPSVKSSSRSKKSGHHDDPYYCGLRARVPNYAKRDHEQVKKTHSASYLSLLRSQERSSYITKHGFDGLISSEEEYNRVCNRLRAPSYNYSPARETYVGEWE; this comes from the exons gaTCACATACAAGAGGTCCTTAATAAGTGGGATCAAATTGACGACGAAATCTGGGCTAAAGTCATTTGTATGGAGAGAAATAGGAGAGTAGCCAAAGCCTATGCCCGAGTTCCTGTCTTAACAATTAACGGATCGGATGATGGATTCGATGGTTATAG aattggCCTTTGTGGATTCGATAATCCAATGAGGGATTCTAAGACAGAAGAAGCAAAACGGCATATTGGAAAT GGAGTTAAATTCAAGATGGATAACAGTGGCGACATCATGATCAAACGCGTCTGTAAATCTAATGTTTATGTTAAAGAGATTGGTAGTGAAGAAACTTCAGTGTCTTCTGACGTCGTGAAGAATAATGGCCAATTGGAAGTAGAGAAATCAACAAAG TTATTCGATATGAAGAAGTTCCAACAAAACGTAAGTAGAGAGCTGAGAAGAGCTTATCCCGACCGGAGGAAGTTAGATAGCCAGTGTATATCTGCTGTGAGCTTTGTTAAAGATTCTACTGACCTGTTAGAATGTCCTTGTTGGGTGATGATAATAAACATTGTTGCCCTGGATATGCTCAAGTCCAAACTGCCAAttg TCCCTAAGAAACAGAGTATCCCCAGCTTAACAAGTATATTTGATCGTCCTCGACTTCCTGTTCCTGAAGAGGACCCATATAGTGTACCTCATCCAGGAACTTCCTTGCGTTCTTCAAGCACTCCACGTGATAAACCTCCCAAGTTACCGCCACGTGACTTATCACACATTTCAGTGCCTAAG CCCGATTATGACAACgagaaaaaggaagaaaatttcAGTCTTCCATCTGTAAAGTCGTCCAGTCGAAGCAAAAAGTCAGGACATCACG acgATCCCTACTACTGTGGACTTCGTGCTCGTGTGCCCAACTATGCCAAGCGTGACCATGAACAAGTCAAGAAAACCCATAGCGCTAGCTACCTAAGTCTTCTACGATCTCAAGAACGTTCATCatatataacaaaacatg gtTTTGATGGACTGATTTCTAGCGAGGAGGAATACAATCGTGTTTGCAATAGACTTCGAGCGCCATCTTATAATTACTCTCCTGCACGGGAAACGTACGTTGGAGAATGGGAGTGA